ATTGGTTGCGGCGCTAAATACCGGAACGCTAATTTCTCCTCATTGGCGCCCACTGATTGCGGTTGGTTTTCTGGGGGCATTAACCACCTTTTCCACGTTCTCGTTTGATACCCTAGCGTTGTTTACTCAAGGATTTTGGCTGCGGGCGGCCATGAACGTTATTTTGAATCTGGTGCTGTGTATGATTGCGGTTGCCGCAGGCTATGCGCTGCTAAGCCGTGGTTCAATGCCAGGTTAACCAGTCATGTCTAGCCGTGTTTATTGAGATCGTGTGTTTATTGAGAGTAATAGGTAAACACGGCATGGTTCATTGATCATACTAATACCTACTTTTTTTCCTTCTTGTTTCCTTTTCTTGAACCTCGTGGAAACTAGACGCAAATAAGCCTATATATCGCTAAATTCGTCGTGATAAATGCGTATTTTCTGCTGTTTCCTAGACGGTGATTTTGCTACAGTTAGCCGACTTTTTTCTGCATATGTCTGGAAGCAACAAAATATTGAAGCGTCTTTCGTCTGCCACCGTTATGTTACTGTTGTTATGCTGGGTCAGTATGGCCTCTGGCAAGCAAACGGCTTGGCATTCGCACAATGCGAATCACTATGCTAATCCAGCCTACGTTGTTAAAGCAGATAGCGATTTAGACGAGATATTCATAGACAGTTTGTCCATGTCGGTCATGCAACTGCCTAGTGAACGTCAGCAATATCTTTCTCGTAAATCTAATTCGCGGAAACTGGCGGCGCTGCTGCGCCTCCATATGCAATCGGGATCAGAACAAGGGCGAGCGTCGCCTAAGTTGCCGGATGCTCCTCTACCGCTGCGCGCGGAAATTCCCTATTTCGAAGCCTCTCGACAGTATAGCGCCGAGGTTGTTTCTCTTGCTCTATTACGAACATTACAGCTTCCCCCACATCAAAATCGGCTGGGTGGCTGGAAAGAGAGTAATATTCTATACAGAGGAAAGCTGACGTATGACCAACCGGATGCCACGCGCACGTTGGTTAACTTTAGCTAGCTCCCTGACTCCATCGTCCTTTGTGACGTCCATGAGATGAGCTGGCGGATGGACCTTCCGAATTTTCAGTTAGGAATACTCGATGGATATGATTAACGAATTGATACACGCCCTGTGGCAGCAGGACTATGAAACACTGGCGAATCCATCGCTAGTGTGGACGATTTACGGCATTTTGTTTGTGATTTTATTTCTGGAAAATGGTTTGCTGCCGGCGGCCTTTTTACCGGGTGATAGTTTACTGATCCTCGTCGGCGTGCTGATTGCTAAAGGTACTATGGGCTTTGGCATGACTATTTTTGTGCTAACTACCGCGGCTAGCCTCGGCTGTTGGGTGGGGTATATCCAAGGGCGATGGTTAGGCAATACCAGGCTGGTGCAAAAGTGGCTTTCTCATCTTCCCGCACACTACCATCAGCGCTCGCATCATTTGTTCCACAAGCACGGTCTTTCGGCACTGTTGGTCGGACGTTTTCTTGCTTTCGTGCGCACGCTGTTGCCGCTGATTGCGGGTCTTTCGGGTTTAAGCAGCACTCGCTTCCAGTTCTTTAACTGGGTGAGCGGTTTTCTGTGGGTCATTATTTTGACAACGCTAGGCTATGTGCTGGGTAAAACGCCGTTATTCCTGCGTTATGAAGACCAGCTGATGTTCCTGTTGATGATGCTGCCGCTGGTTCTTCTGGTCGTGGGATTGGTGGGGTCATTGGTCGTGCTATGGCGTAAAAAACATGCAACAACACAGCCTGAGCAAAGGAAATAACGTGACTCTGTTACTTATTCAACGGCTTGGATGGAAGCGTGCTTTGCTGCTTTTGGCGCTGATCGTCGCTGCATTTGCATGGTGGGTGGTGCCACATTTGGTGCATAAGGAAACCACGCTGCAAATCAGCGCAACGCAGTCTGGTTTAGCAACGCCCGATGGTTTTTTTGTCTACCAGAAACTCGATGAGCACGGCATCAGTATTAAAAGCATCACGCCAGACGGGAACGGTTTGCTGGTTCATTTAGCTAAGCCCGAACAGCAAGATGAGGCAATGCATGTGCTTCAGACGGTGCTGCCGCGTGGCTATAGCATTGCTTCTAAAACGCATCGGCGCACGCTATTTCAGTCAGGCGAGGGTGACGTCAAGGATCTTCCCAGGCAACCGAGACTTAGCAGCTAAACATTAAAAACAGAGCCTTATGGCTCTGTTTTGGTTTTTAAGGATTGTCTGATTTTTCGATTACCGGCTCCCTTTTTTGACGACAAAGCACCTATTATTTAATGATAGTGATAAGTAATCGTTAATAATTGCAGGTTATAGTTATAACGGTCGGACGCACTTCAGCGATCGCGTTATGCTTATCGAATCGTATGTTTGTTTCGATGATACAAAGATACATGTCCCAGGAGTGGGGCACTTTCAAACTTAATAAGGACTTTTCATGACATTCAAAAAAACCGTAATTTTTGCTATGACCGTTGCCTCTTTGGGCATGATGAGCGCAGCTGCTAATGCTGCGGCGGTGACCTGTGCTAGCAAGCAACAAAGTATTGAAGAACAGATCCAATATGCCCAACAGCACAACAATACGCATCGCGTTGCAGGTTTGCAGAAGGCGCTTAGTGAAGTGAAAAGCAACTGCACTGAAGCCGGGCTACGCGCCGATCTGCAAAAGGACGTAACAGAAAAACAGCAGAAAGTTGCTGAACGCCAGCAGGAGCTCAGCGAAGCTCAGCAAACCGGTAAAACTGACAAAATCAGTAAAAAAGAGAAAAAACTGGTCGAAGCTCAAGATGAGTTGAAAGAGGCGCAGCAGGCGTTAGGGCAGTAATTAGCGTCGCCAAAAAACCGAGTTTTTTCATACCAAATACGGCAGATGCAGAAGGATATGTGGCAATTACCTTTGCGCTCATGGAAAAAGCTCGCTATGTTAAAAGACCATATCAGTAAAGTTAAGGAGTCTAGGAATGGCTAACGATTCAACTTCCGAGCAATTACGTGCTGAACTGAAGTCCCTTGCCGATACCTTAGAAGAAGTTCTGAACTCTTCTACCGATAAGCCGAAGGCCGAGCTGGAAAAAATCCGTGCGAAAGCTGAAAGCGCATTGCAAGGTAGCCGTGCACGCTTGAACGCGGCCGGTGAGAAAGTGGCTGCACAAACCAAAGAGATCGCAGATCGTGCAGATAGCTATGTTCATGATAACCCTTGGACTGGTGTTGGCATCGGCGCAGCGGTCGGTGTGGTGCTAGGCGTACTATTGGCTCGCCGCTAATGCCTGCTGATAACGCAACTTCTCAGGGCCCCGCTCGCGGGGTTCTGAGTACCGCTCAGCGCATTGTCACCATTATTGTTGGCATGGTAGAAACTCGGCTGCGTTTGGCCGTGGTGGAGCTGGAAGAGGAAAAGGCTAACGTTATTCAATTGCTGATGATGGCGGGCATTACGCTGCTGTTTACGGCGTTTGGTTTGATGACGTTGCTGGTTTTGCTCTTTTGGGCGATTGATCCAGCCTATCGTTTGATGGCTTTAGGTATCACCACCGCTGTTTTACTGGGGTTAGCATTAATTGGGGCAATTTGGACTATCACCAAAGCTCGACGATCAACGCTGCTAGGGTCAACCCGCCGGCAGTTAGAGATTGACCGAGAGCTACTGGAAGAGGATCGCAAGTGAGCCGTAATCGACAAGAACTCGCTTTGGAGAAAGCACGTTTGCTGCGTCAAGTTCAGCAGCAACGTCTTGATTTAGCCGGTGAGCGTCGTGCATGGTTGCAGCTCACTGCGAAATTTGACCACCGTGTTTCGGCCGTGATGCGGTTACGCAAATTTATGCTGTTAGGCTCAAGCCTGCTTGCATTATATGGCGCTCGTCATCCGGCTAAAACCGCTCGCTGGACGCGCCGTGCATTCAGTGTATGGGGCGTGGTTAAAGTGGTACGTAAAGCGTTTTACTCAAAATCCTAGCCCAATTTCTCTTTCTTCAAATCGATAAAAATCCCACAAAAATCCTGCGTGTTTATCTAAATTAAAAGTAATAACTTGCGAAATCACTCGCATACTATCTTTTAACTTATTGTATTTGATTATTTTCTTATAACTTTTTGACTTCAGTTTTTTTGAAGAATTCCAGCAATTTTACTCGCTAACACTCCTTCATGCTTTGTCCTAGTATTAGCCCATCGAGAGAAACGCGCTCCACAATATGGCTAACGCCACATGGATTGCACGCCTCACACCGAACAGCGCTGCATAAGCGGCAACATAAAATTGTCTGGAGCATGAAAATGAGCAACAAATTAGAAAATATCGCACTGCTGGCCGCCCGTATCCTGATGCCAATCCTGTTTATTTCTGCGGGTTGGGGCAAAGTCACTGGCTACGCTGGCACACAGCAATACATGGAAGCCATGGGTGTTCCCGGCGCACTGTTGCCGCTGACTATTTTATTAGAGCTGGGTGGTGGTTTAGCCGTTCTGTTCGGTTTACTGACTCGCACTACTGCACTGTTTACCGCAGGCTTCACGATTCTGACCGCGTTCCTGTTCCACTCGAACTTTGCGGAAGGTGTTAACCAACTGATGTTCATGAAAAACCTAACTATCGCTGGTGGATACTTGGTTCTGGCAGTTGCAGGCCCTGGCGCATTCAGCATCGACCGTTTACTGAACAAAAAATGGTAATGACT
This is a stretch of genomic DNA from Hafnia alvei. It encodes these proteins:
- the crcB gene encoding fluoride efflux transporter CrcB translates to MSYGLTLLIVAFGGAVGAITRFQITNWFNGWFGSSFPYATLTVNVVGCFIMGLLVAALNTGTLISPHWRPLIAVGFLGALTTFSTFSFDTLALFTQGFWLRAAMNVILNLVLCMIAVAAGYALLSRGSMPG
- a CDS encoding DedA family protein: MDMINELIHALWQQDYETLANPSLVWTIYGILFVILFLENGLLPAAFLPGDSLLILVGVLIAKGTMGFGMTIFVLTTAASLGCWVGYIQGRWLGNTRLVQKWLSHLPAHYHQRSHHLFHKHGLSALLVGRFLAFVRTLLPLIAGLSGLSSTRFQFFNWVSGFLWVIILTTLGYVLGKTPLFLRYEDQLMFLLMMLPLVLLVVGLVGSLVVLWRKKHATTQPEQRK
- the mzrA gene encoding EnvZ/OmpR regulon moderator MzrA yields the protein MTLLLIQRLGWKRALLLLALIVAAFAWWVVPHLVHKETTLQISATQSGLATPDGFFVYQKLDEHGISIKSITPDGNGLLVHLAKPEQQDEAMHVLQTVLPRGYSIASKTHRRTLFQSGEGDVKDLPRQPRLSS
- a CDS encoding DUF1090 domain-containing protein codes for the protein MTFKKTVIFAMTVASLGMMSAAANAAAVTCASKQQSIEEQIQYAQQHNNTHRVAGLQKALSEVKSNCTEAGLRADLQKDVTEKQQKVAERQQELSEAQQTGKTDKISKKEKKLVEAQDELKEAQQALGQ
- a CDS encoding YqjD family protein, which encodes MANDSTSEQLRAELKSLADTLEEVLNSSTDKPKAELEKIRAKAESALQGSRARLNAAGEKVAAQTKEIADRADSYVHDNPWTGVGIGAAVGVVLGVLLARR
- a CDS encoding phage holin family protein gives rise to the protein MPADNATSQGPARGVLSTAQRIVTIIVGMVETRLRLAVVELEEEKANVIQLLMMAGITLLFTAFGLMTLLVLLFWAIDPAYRLMALGITTAVLLGLALIGAIWTITKARRSTLLGSTRRQLEIDRELLEEDRK
- a CDS encoding YqjK-like family protein, with protein sequence MSRNRQELALEKARLLRQVQQQRLDLAGERRAWLQLTAKFDHRVSAVMRLRKFMLLGSSLLALYGARHPAKTARWTRRAFSVWGVVKVVRKAFYSKS
- a CDS encoding DoxX family protein, which gives rise to MSNKLENIALLAARILMPILFISAGWGKVTGYAGTQQYMEAMGVPGALLPLTILLELGGGLAVLFGLLTRTTALFTAGFTILTAFLFHSNFAEGVNQLMFMKNLTIAGGYLVLAVAGPGAFSIDRLLNKKW